In Pseudorasbora parva isolate DD20220531a chromosome 9, ASM2467924v1, whole genome shotgun sequence, the following proteins share a genomic window:
- the vcpip1 gene encoding deubiquitinating protein VCPIP1, producing MSLVPGSKQKDRRILCGMCPDPQCQAKLFFPAHTSMSIECTECGQRHEQKNLANVEEVTDPDVVLHNLLRNALLGVPGPPKKGSELVKVMGLSNYHCKLLSPILTRYGMDKQTGTAKLLKEMNQGDIFDCSLLGDRAFLIEQEHVSTVGYGRDRSGSLIYLHDTLEEIKKANLNRECLIPVHVDGDGHCLVHAVSRALVGRELFWHALRENLKLNFKQNLDRYKALFQDFIDAAEWEDIINECDPLFVPPEGVPLGLRNIHIFGLANVLHRPIILLDSLSGMRSSGDYSATFLPGLVPEEHCRGKDGTLNKPICIAWSSSGRNHYLPLVGIKGLPLPRLPAALLPKAWGVPQELIRKYVSLDSSGSCVIGGDRSLQDKYLLRLVGTMEDVFMEKHGIHPALVADVHQYIYRRTGVIGVQPEEVTEAAKKSVQEGRLHRCLICNALSELHVPAEWLIPGGKLYNLAKSTHGTLRADKNYSFPLNSLVCSYNPEKDVLVPDYKLCSLAACTWCHGTSVRRVRGDGSVVYLDGDRTNTRSQGGKCGCGFKHFWEGKEYENLPEAFPITLEWAGRVVRETVYWFQYETDQTLNSNVYDVTMRLVTKHFPGEFGSEILVQKVVNTILHHTAKRSQDEYNPVAIEGAHVQEGSAGSESATRPPTKIILTGQKGKTLHKEELVMSKTERVLQHSISEQAALSQRRSTDRVRQQDPRPSSPSSSSSSAPPTPTKVPPTSGEKKIRVTTSDGRQAMLTLQPHTTYSDLQNSIIQVFNLSPGQLCIRHGFPPRELPPPRPEDQNQPVGLQHGDRISVEALKESSPETHTTQTHTHTPQTHAHSDPHLSRTSSRELQDNIDLEMSSLCLLAALMGEDVWSYAKKLPHLFQQGGVFYNIVKKDMGLLDGKHCTLPHLLGKTFVFNASEERLELCVDTAGHFPVGPDVEELVQEAVSQLRSDAASRSREGSPAHSLRLGAGGAVRKKEQNVTAFQGKGHSLGSAPPEHPPIRRQHSSGVDLSSSVRDEGLTLSGEDLVRVAPGMLTLREGRGMGLEPAVIEAQRQRLQEMVSNIQASMDKHLRQQATARHDGEEEETPDKQEEMESHGADPPSTFEPMDQS from the exons ATGTCGTTGGTTCCGGGCTCAAAGCAGAAGGACAGACGCATTTTATGCGGGATGTGCCCGGACCCGCAGTGCCAGGCGAAGCTTTTCTTCCCCGCACACACCTCCATGAGCATCGAGTGCACTGAGTGCGGCCAGAGACACGAGCAGAAGAATCTCGCGAATGTGGAAGAAGTGACTGACCCAGATGTAGTGCTTCATAATTTGCTGAGAAATGCTTTGCTGGGTGTGCCAGGCCCTCCCAAGAAGGGCTCAGAGCTGGTGAAAGTGATGGGACTGTCCAACTATCACTGCAAGCTGTTGTCACCCATCCTCACCCGCTATGGCATGGACAAACAGACAGGCACTGCCAAACTCTTGAAGGAAATGAAccagggagacatttttgactGCTCACTTCTTGGGGACCGTGCGTTTCTCATCGAGCAAGAGCATGTGTCCACTGTTGGTTATGGACGGGACCGGTCAGGGAGCCTGATTTACCTGCATGACACTTTGGAGGAGATCAAAAAAGCGAACTTGAATAGAGAGTGTCTTATTCCTGTGCATGTGGATGGAGACGGACACTGCCTGGTCCATGCCGTGTCCAGGGCGTTAGTTGGACGTGAGCTGTTCTGGCATGCCCTTCGAGAGAACCTAAAACTCAATTTCAAACAGAACCTTGACCGCTACAAAGCTCTTTTCCAGGACTTCATAGATGCCGCAGAATGGGAAGATATCATTAACGAGTGCGACCCGTTGTTTGTCCCTCCAGAAGGCGTTCCATTGGGCCTGCGGAACATCCACATATTCGGCCTGGCAAATGTACTGCACAGACCCATAATCCTCTTGGACTCACTGAGCGGCATGCGCAGTTCGGGCGATTACTCTGCCACCTTCCTGCCTGGATTGGTTCCAGAGGAGCATTGCCGAGGAAAAGATGGCACTCTGAACAAACCCATTTGCATCGCCTGGAGCAGCTCTGGCAGAAATCACTATCTGCCCCTTGTAGGCATCAAGGGCTTGCCTTTGCCCCGTTTACCTGCTGCACTGCTCCCAAAAGCATGGGGTGTTCCCCAAGAGCTCATTCGCAAATACGTGAGCTTGGACTCCAGTGGAAGCTGTGTGATCGGGGGGGACCGGAGCCTGCAGGATAAGTACCTGCTGCGTCTTGTAGGCACAATGGAGGACGTCTTCATGGAGAAGCACGGCATCCACCCTGCTCTTGTCGCCGACGTCCACCAGTACATATATCGACGCACGGGAGTGATTGGCGTACAGCCGGAGGAGGTCACAGAAGCTGCAAAGAAATCCGTTCAGGAGGGCCGTCTCCACCGCTGCCTCATCTGCAATGCCCTTTCAGAACTCCACGTGCCAGCAGAGTGGCTCATTCCGGGAGGGAAACTCTACAACTTGGCCAAGTCGACTCATGGGACGCTGCGAGCAGACAAGAACTACAGCTTTCCTTTGAATAGTTTGGTTTGTTCCTATAACCCAGAAAAAGATGTGCTGGTGCCTGACTACAAACTCTGCTCGCTCGCAGCCTGCACCTGGTGTCACGGAACCTCTGTGCGGCGAGTTCGTGGCGACGGCTCTGTAGTTTATTTGGACGGAGACCGCACCAACACTCGCTCACAGGGTGGGAAGTGCGGCTGTGGGTTCAAGCACTTCTGGGAGGGGAAGGAGTATGAAAATCTTCCCGAAGCCTTCCCCATCACTCTGGAGTGGGCCGGCCGTGTGGTGCGAGAGACCGTTTATTGGTTCCAGTACGAAACGGATCAGACGCTCAACAGTAATGTTTATGACGTGACAATGCGACTTGTCACAAAGCACTTCCCTGGTGAGTTTGGCAGCGAGATCCTAGTCCAAAAAGTTGTGAACACCATTTTGCATCACACTGCCAAGCGGAGCCAAGACGAATACAATCCAGTTGCCATCGAAGGTGCTCACGTGCAGGAAGGGAGTGCAGGGAGTGAATCGGCCACTCGCCCTCCTACTAAAATCATCCTGACGGGACAGAAGGGCAAAACCCTACATAAGGAGGAGCTGGTGATGAGCAAAACTGAGAGGGTCTTGCAGCACAGCATCAGCGAGCAGGCAGCCCTCTCCCAGCGCCGCAGCACAGACCGCGTGCGCCAGCAGGATCCTCGCCCATCATCTCCTTCCTCTTCATCATCCTCCGCTCCTCCCACACCCACCAAAGTGCCACCCACCAGCGGAGAGAAGAAGATACGCGTAACAACCAGCGATGGCCGGCAGGCTATGCTTACACTGCAGCCGCACACCACCTACAGTGATCTCCAGAACTCCATCATCCAGGTCTTCAACTTGTCGCCCGGACAGCTGTGCATCCGACATGGCTTCCCGCCTAGAGAGCTGCCCCCGCCACGTCCCGAGGACCAGAACCAGCCCGTGGGGCTCCAGCATGGCGACCGCATCTCTGTGGAAGCGCTGAAAGAGAGCTCACCCGAGACTCACACGacccagacacacactcacacgcctCAAACGCACGCTCACTCTGACCCACATCTCAGTCGCACCAGTAGCAGGGAACTTCAGGACAACATTGACCTTGAGAtgtcatcactctgtctcctggCAGCACTCATGG gtGAAGATGTCTGGTCTTATGCTAAGAAACTGCCTCACCTGTTCCAGCAAGGAGGAGTCTTCTACAATATTGTGAAGAAAGACATGG GTCTGTTGGATGGGAAGCACTGCACACTGCCTCACTTGTTGGGCAAGACATTTGTGTTTAATGCGTCAGAGGAGCGGTTGGAGCTATGTGTGGACACAGCCGGTCATTTTCCAGTGGGCCCTGACGTGGAGGAGCTCGTCCAGGAGGCCGTTTCTCAGCTCCGCTCAGACGCAGCCTCCCGTAGCCGCGAGGGAAGCCCTGCCCACAGCCTGCGATTGGGCGCCGGCGGTGCGGTGCGCAAGAAAGAGCAGAACGTCACTGCCTTCCAGGGCAAAGGTCACTCATTGGGTTCCGCCCCTCCTGAACACCCACCAATCAGGCGGCAACACAGCAGTGGTGTGGATCTCAGCAGCAGCGTTCGCGACGAAGGGTTGACGTTGTCCGGGGAGGATTTGGTGCGCGTGGCGCCGGGCATGCTCACTTTACGCGAGGGCCGCGGCATGGGGCTGGAGCCCGCCGTGATCGAGGCCCAGCGGCAGCGCCTGCAGGAGATGGTCTCAAACATACAGGCGTCCATGGACAAACACTTGCGCCAACAAGCAACAGCAAGGCATGATGGGGAGGAAGAAGAGACTCCTGACAAACAGGAGGAGATGGAGAGTCACGGTGCGGACCCTCCCAGCACCTTTGAGCCCATGGACCAATCCTGA